The Dendropsophus ebraccatus isolate aDenEbr1 chromosome 2, aDenEbr1.pat, whole genome shotgun sequence DNA segment ttgttttttaggacaataactgtatcacctgccgaacgaatcccaggaaaaaaagaaaaaaaggtcagTCATTTTGATTTTAAAATGACTCccgtcatttcactgtttggccgcctgtcagtgcaatgacagctgttgttacattattctagtttggggttactaattgcctctgggtgtgtctttaattgaaaagccattgaatttattagtaaaaacagtGTAAGggcgatgaaaaaagaaaaactgagtatgaacaactaaaaaataccgtccgctgtttgcaatagacgtccaaaAAAATTGACATCAAcattgatcattattttgacatcagcGCAGACAatgtgtgtaataataataatgtttttatttgtatagcgcacacagatttatataatgtgtgttttttttgcattgtgtgaacatagcctaattcttaggctacattcacatgcagATCTTTAATTTTACAGATCGGTATTTTGGCCGCAATCTGCCTTGCCTATGGTGGGGGAAGGGGTCTGTGCACATCTGTAGTCCTGTCTGTAGCTGCAGGTCTGTGGCTACACAGAGGGCTACAGATGTATGAAAGTAGCCTTAAACGTTCTGAGCaaactgtataaaatatatactgttttttgttttgttaagaTAATAAAGCTCCATCCCTGCCACAAAAAGTATTAAATATGCCAAACATTCTTGATATGCTTTAGAATATGGCATGAAACCTTATAGGTGTGGGTTCTAGCTGACATTGTATCTGTACATACAATGTCATTTAGTTTTACTACTACTATCTACTCCACGTCAGATGTTTCATTACAAACTCTACTACTGCACAATACATTTTACTCACATTGTTAAGTATAAattaaacaataataaaaatatgaaaggTAAAACATGCTGTTATTTTTTAATAGGTTGAACGAAGATATAAAACACCAGCTGCCTAAACCATGAATAATACGACAGAAAATGGCacaaaccaagcaacagcagagAAAAGTGATGACTATACTTATCTTCATTTCACTATAGCAGCTGTCATTTGTTTAGGTTTCTGCCTTATTGGTTTAGTGGGAAATATTACCATATTTTGGTACCTTTGCTTTAAAATCAAGAGAAACaagtatataatttatattattaaCCTGTCGGCCGCTGACGTCGTATTTTTGATATTTAGTGCATTGATGCTACTGATTGACATTAATACACTAATGAATCCGAAACCAGACTTTCAAGGGAAAGAATCATTTTTGATATTTTTGGAAATCTTTTATGACAGTGCCCAATATTCCGGAATGTTCATCCTAACAGCCATTAGTCTGGAAAGATGCCTCTCTGTCCTATTCCCCCTTTGGTACCAATACCACCGGCCtcaaaacatgtctgcttttatCTGTGCTGCGGTGTGGCTCATTGGATGCTCAGAGAGTCTCATAGAGAACTTTGTATGCACAAAAGAAGGTTTTATCATGCAGTCAACAGAGTGTACAGCAGTTCAGACCATGGTTTTTGGTTTATCCATTGTAATCTGC contains these protein-coding regions:
- the LOC138784590 gene encoding mas-related G-protein coupled receptor member H-like translates to MNNTTENGTNQATAEKSDDYTYLHFTIAAVICLGFCLIGLVGNITIFWYLCFKIKRNKYIIYIINLSAADVVFLIFSALMLLIDINTLMNPKPDFQGKESFLIFLEIFYDSAQYSGMFILTAISLERCLSVLFPLWYQYHRPQNMSAFICAAVWLIGCSESLIENFVCTKEGFIMQSTECTAVQTMVFGLSIVICLPIMVISSLTLLIKVRRTFKKRYPTKFYIIIIIAVVIFISSVIPINFTWFLIYFKLLPSDTHMVALNFASMYSTVLNCTIDPFIYFVIGKKWKQKSSQSIQNALERAFRIENDENRDSKSTHTSNTSSQTYLPSTL